A genomic stretch from Mycobacterium paraterrae includes:
- a CDS encoding SDR family oxidoreductase has translation MTGLLEKKVIVISGVGPGLGTTLAHRCAQDGAELVLAARTVERLEDLAKQLGDAGHKALAVRADITDDDDVASLVESTTSNFGKVDVLINNAFRVPSMKPLAGTSFQHIRDAIELSALGALRLIQAFTPALEESGGSIVNVNSMVLRHSQAKYGAYKMAKSALLSMSQSLATELGEKGIRVNSVAPGYIWGETLQGYFEHQAGKYGTSAEQIYQATAANSDLKRLPTEDEVASAIMFMASDLSSGITGQTLDVNCGEYHN, from the coding sequence ATGACTGGTCTGCTCGAGAAGAAGGTCATCGTGATCAGCGGTGTGGGCCCCGGGCTCGGCACCACGTTAGCGCACCGGTGTGCGCAAGACGGTGCGGAATTGGTGTTGGCGGCGCGGACGGTGGAGCGGTTAGAAGACCTGGCCAAGCAACTCGGCGACGCCGGCCATAAGGCATTGGCCGTGCGGGCGGACATCACCGACGACGACGATGTGGCGTCGCTCGTGGAATCCACCACGTCGAACTTTGGCAAGGTCGACGTGCTGATCAACAACGCATTCCGGGTGCCGTCGATGAAACCGTTGGCCGGCACCAGTTTTCAGCACATCCGTGACGCGATCGAGCTGAGCGCGCTGGGCGCGCTGCGCCTGATCCAGGCTTTCACGCCGGCTTTGGAGGAGTCCGGCGGTTCGATTGTCAACGTCAATTCGATGGTGCTGCGCCACTCCCAGGCAAAGTATGGCGCCTACAAAATGGCCAAGTCCGCCCTGCTGTCGATGTCGCAGTCGCTGGCCACCGAGCTCGGTGAAAAGGGCATCCGTGTGAATTCCGTTGCCCCGGGATATATCTGGGGAGAAACGTTGCAGGGATACTTCGAACACCAGGCGGGCAAATACGGCACCAGTGCCGAACAGATCTATCAGGCTACCGCTGCCAACTCCGACCTCAAACGTTTGCCCACCGAGGACGAGGTGGCATCAGCGATCATGTTCATGGCAAGTGACCTGTCCAGCGGTATCACCGGGCAGACGCTCGACGTGAACTGCGGCGAGTACCACAACTAG
- a CDS encoding heme-binding protein, with translation MSTSFRWAGRIAGGLVVASAATIIALPVANAACNQTVGQSIDSYLQRHPDLHQQLQSRSEAEGGGPDVIGYLNRHPDVRQHLIDLSQRCTD, from the coding sequence ATGAGTACGTCATTCAGGTGGGCCGGCCGTATTGCCGGCGGGCTCGTGGTCGCTTCGGCCGCGACGATCATTGCGTTGCCGGTGGCGAACGCCGCCTGCAATCAGACCGTGGGTCAGTCGATCGACTCATACCTGCAGCGGCATCCCGATTTGCACCAGCAATTGCAATCCAGGTCCGAAGCCGAGGGCGGCGGTCCCGATGTGATCGGCTACCTCAACCGGCATCCCGACGTCCGCCAGCACCTCATCGACCTCTCGCAACGGTGCACTGACTAG
- the dmpG gene encoding 4-hydroxy-2-oxovalerate aldolase — protein sequence MSTEVFFNPIWDVRLTDTSLRDGSHHKRHQFTKDEVGAIVAALDNAGVPVIEVTHGDGLGGSSFNYGFSKTPEQELIKLAAETAKEAKIAFLMLPGVGTKEDIKEAQNNGGSICRIATHCTEADVSIQHFGLARELGLETVGFLMMSHTIPPEKLAAQARIMADAGCQCVYVVDSAGALVLDGVADRVSALVAELGDDAQVGFHGHENLGLGVANSVEAVRAGAKQIDGSCRRFGAGAGNAPVEALIGVFDKIGVKTGIDFFDIADAAEEVVAPAMPAECLLDRNALIMGYSGVYSSFLKHAVRQSERYGVPAHQLLHRAGQRKLIGGQEDQLIDIALEIKREQEAASS from the coding sequence ATGAGTACCGAAGTCTTCTTCAACCCGATCTGGGACGTCCGGCTCACGGATACGTCCCTGCGCGACGGCTCGCACCACAAGCGCCACCAGTTCACCAAGGACGAGGTCGGCGCGATCGTCGCCGCGCTCGACAACGCCGGGGTACCGGTCATCGAGGTGACGCACGGCGATGGGCTCGGCGGCTCCAGCTTCAACTACGGGTTCTCCAAGACCCCCGAGCAGGAGCTGATCAAGCTCGCAGCCGAGACCGCCAAGGAAGCCAAGATCGCCTTCCTGATGCTCCCTGGTGTCGGAACCAAAGAAGACATCAAAGAGGCGCAGAACAACGGCGGCTCGATCTGCCGCATCGCCACTCACTGCACCGAGGCGGACGTCTCCATCCAGCACTTCGGGCTCGCTCGCGAGCTGGGCCTGGAAACCGTCGGGTTCCTGATGATGAGCCACACCATCCCGCCGGAGAAGCTGGCCGCGCAGGCCCGCATCATGGCCGACGCCGGTTGCCAGTGCGTATACGTCGTCGACTCCGCGGGCGCCCTCGTGCTCGACGGTGTCGCCGACCGGGTATCGGCGCTGGTCGCCGAACTCGGCGACGACGCCCAGGTCGGATTCCACGGGCATGAGAACCTCGGCCTCGGCGTGGCCAACTCAGTCGAGGCCGTTCGAGCCGGAGCCAAGCAGATCGACGGCTCCTGCCGCCGTTTCGGCGCCGGCGCCGGCAACGCTCCGGTTGAGGCGCTCATCGGAGTCTTCGACAAAATCGGCGTCAAGACCGGCATCGACTTCTTCGATATTGCCGACGCCGCGGAAGAGGTTGTCGCGCCGGCCATGCCGGCCGAATGCTTGCTCGACCGCAACGCGCTGATCATGGGCTACTCCGGCGTCTACTCGAGCTTCCTCAAACACGCCGTCCGCCAGTCCGAGCGTTACGGGGTTCCGGCCCACCAGCTGCTGCACCGAGCCGGGCAACGCAAGCTGATCGGCGGCCAGGAGGACCAACTCATTGACATCGCCTTGGAGATCAAGCGCGAACAAGAAGCTGCCTCGTCGTAA
- a CDS encoding acetaldehyde dehydrogenase (acetylating) has translation MPSKLSVAIVGSGNISTDLLYKLLRSEWLEPRWMVGIDPASEGLARARKLGLETTHEGVDWLLAQSEKPDIVFEATSAYVHRDAAPKYEAAGIRAIDLTPAAVGPAVIPPANLREHLDAPNVNMITCGGQATIPIVYAVSRVVEVPYAEIVASVSSVSAGPGTRANIDEFTKTTSKGVETIGGARRGKAIIILNPADPPMIMRDTIFCAIPEDADRDAIAKSIHDVVAEVQTYVPGYRLLNEPQFDDPSVHSGGQALVTTFVEVEGAGDYLPPYAGNLDIMTAAATKVGEEIARESLAATAQGAQA, from the coding sequence ATGCCGTCCAAGCTCAGTGTGGCCATCGTCGGGTCGGGCAATATCAGCACCGACCTGCTCTACAAACTGCTGCGTTCGGAGTGGCTGGAACCGCGGTGGATGGTCGGCATCGACCCCGCGAGCGAGGGTCTCGCCCGGGCTCGCAAGCTCGGGCTCGAAACCACCCACGAGGGCGTCGACTGGTTGCTCGCGCAGTCCGAAAAACCCGACATCGTGTTCGAGGCGACCAGCGCCTACGTCCACCGCGATGCCGCACCGAAGTACGAGGCTGCCGGCATCCGGGCGATCGACCTGACGCCGGCCGCGGTCGGCCCGGCGGTCATCCCGCCGGCCAATCTGCGCGAGCACCTCGACGCGCCCAACGTCAACATGATCACCTGCGGCGGACAAGCGACCATCCCGATCGTGTACGCCGTCAGCCGCGTCGTCGAGGTGCCCTACGCCGAGATCGTCGCCTCGGTGTCGTCCGTCTCGGCCGGACCGGGCACCCGGGCCAACATCGACGAGTTCACCAAGACCACCAGCAAGGGTGTCGAAACCATCGGGGGCGCCCGACGCGGCAAGGCGATCATCATCTTGAACCCCGCCGATCCGCCAATGATCATGCGCGACACCATCTTCTGCGCCATCCCCGAGGACGCCGACCGTGACGCGATCGCGAAGTCGATCCACGATGTCGTCGCCGAGGTGCAGACTTACGTGCCCGGCTATCGGCTGCTCAACGAGCCGCAGTTCGACGACCCGTCGGTGCACTCGGGAGGCCAGGCGCTGGTCACCACCTTCGTCGAGGTCGAGGGGGCTGGCGACTACCTGCCGCCGTATGCCGGCAACCTCGACATCATGACCGCCGCTGCGACCAAGGTCGGCGAAGAGATCGCGCGCGAGTCGTTGGCCGCCACCGCCCAAGGAGCTCAGGCATGA
- a CDS encoding 2-keto-4-pentenoate hydratase codes for MIPAATRDALAADLAQAERSRQPITPLTAGHPEIDVVDAYEIQLINIRQRVAEGARVVGHKVGLSSLAMQQMMGVDEPDYGHLLDEMQVFEDVPVKSDRYLYPRVEVEVGFILAHDLPGAECTEDDVLNATEAFVPSIELIDTRITDWKIALCDTIADNASSAGFVLGKERVKPSDIDITKIDAVLTNNGEVVAEGRSDAVLGNPVTAVAWLSRKVESFGVRLRKGDIVLPGSCTRAIDAPPGSNFVADFAGLGSVRLSFE; via the coding sequence ATGATCCCGGCTGCCACCCGTGACGCGTTGGCCGCCGATCTCGCACAGGCCGAGCGGAGCCGTCAGCCGATTACTCCGCTGACCGCCGGGCATCCCGAGATCGACGTCGTCGACGCGTACGAGATTCAGCTGATCAACATCCGGCAGCGGGTCGCCGAGGGCGCCCGGGTGGTGGGCCACAAGGTCGGTCTGTCGTCGCTGGCCATGCAGCAGATGATGGGCGTCGACGAACCCGATTACGGTCATCTGCTCGACGAGATGCAGGTCTTCGAGGATGTCCCGGTCAAATCGGACAGGTATCTGTACCCGCGGGTGGAGGTCGAAGTCGGTTTCATTCTCGCGCATGACCTCCCCGGCGCGGAGTGCACCGAAGACGACGTGCTGAATGCGACCGAGGCGTTCGTGCCGTCCATTGAATTGATCGACACCCGGATCACTGACTGGAAGATCGCGCTGTGCGACACCATTGCCGACAACGCCTCGTCCGCCGGCTTCGTGCTGGGCAAAGAGCGCGTTAAACCGTCGGATATCGACATCACCAAGATCGACGCGGTGCTGACCAACAACGGCGAGGTGGTCGCCGAGGGCCGCAGCGACGCCGTGCTCGGCAACCCGGTGACCGCGGTGGCGTGGCTGTCCCGCAAGGTGGAAAGCTTTGGCGTACGGCTGCGAAAAGGTGACATTGTGTTGCCAGGTTCGTGCACCCGGGCGATCGACGCACCTCCCGGCAGCAACTTCGTGGCCGATTTCGCCGGACTCGGCTCCGTGCGACTGTCTTTCGAATAA
- the kstD gene encoding 3-oxosteroid 1-dehydrogenase, with amino-acid sequence MTAQEFDVVVVGSGGAGMVAALAAAHRGLNTIVVEKAPHYGGSTARSGGGVWIPNNEVLKRDGVKDTAEAAHTYLHGIVGDVVDAQRIDTYLERGPEMLSFVLKHSPLKMCWVPQYSDYYPEAPGGRVGGRSIEPKPFNAKKLGPDLAGLEPPYGKVPLNVVVMQQDYVRLNQLKRHPRGVLRSLKVGARTMWAKATGQNLVGMGRALIAPLRIGLQKAGVPVQLNTALTDLYVEDGAVRGVYVRDTTQSEAAEPQLIRARKAVILGSGGFEHNEQMRVKYQRAPITTEWTVGAKANTGDGILAAEKLGAALEIMEDAWWGPTVPLIGAPWFALSERNSPGSIIVNMSGQRFMNESMPYVEACHHMYGGEYGQGPGPGENIPAWLVFDQQYRDRYIFAGLQPGQRIPRKWMESGVIIQADTLEELAAKAGLPAPELAATVERFNGFARSGVDADFHRGESAYDRYYGDPTNKPNPNLGEISHPPYYAAKMVPGDLGTKGGIRTDVHGRALRDDGSIIEGLYAAGNVSSPVMGHTYPGPGGTIGPAMTFGYLAALHVAGEA; translated from the coding sequence ATGACAGCTCAGGAGTTCGACGTCGTCGTGGTCGGAAGCGGCGGCGCCGGCATGGTTGCTGCCCTCGCGGCCGCCCACCGGGGTCTCAACACTATAGTCGTAGAGAAGGCGCCCCATTACGGCGGCTCCACCGCCCGCTCCGGCGGTGGCGTGTGGATTCCCAACAACGAGGTCCTGAAGCGCGACGGGGTGAAGGACACCGCGGAAGCGGCGCACACATATTTGCACGGAATCGTCGGCGACGTTGTCGATGCGCAGCGCATCGACACCTATCTCGAGCGCGGCCCTGAGATGTTGTCGTTCGTGCTCAAGCATTCGCCGTTGAAGATGTGCTGGGTGCCGCAGTACTCCGACTACTACCCGGAGGCTCCAGGCGGTCGGGTCGGCGGCCGGTCGATCGAGCCCAAGCCGTTCAACGCGAAGAAGCTGGGACCCGATCTGGCTGGCTTGGAACCGCCCTACGGCAAGGTCCCGCTCAACGTCGTTGTCATGCAACAGGATTACGTACGGCTGAACCAGCTGAAACGTCACCCACGCGGCGTGTTGCGCAGCCTGAAGGTCGGCGCCCGCACCATGTGGGCCAAGGCCACCGGCCAGAACCTGGTGGGAATGGGCCGGGCCCTGATTGCGCCACTGCGCATCGGTCTGCAGAAAGCCGGTGTCCCGGTGCAGCTCAACACTGCGCTGACCGATCTCTATGTCGAGGACGGTGCGGTCCGTGGTGTCTACGTGCGTGACACCACGCAGTCGGAAGCGGCTGAGCCGCAATTGATTCGGGCCCGCAAGGCCGTCATCCTCGGCAGCGGCGGATTCGAGCACAACGAACAGATGCGGGTGAAGTACCAGCGCGCGCCGATCACCACCGAATGGACCGTCGGCGCGAAGGCGAATACCGGTGACGGCATCTTGGCCGCCGAAAAGCTCGGTGCAGCATTGGAAATCATGGAAGACGCGTGGTGGGGCCCGACCGTCCCGCTCATCGGCGCGCCGTGGTTTGCCTTGTCGGAGCGCAACTCCCCCGGATCCATCATCGTCAACATGTCCGGCCAGCGGTTCATGAACGAGTCGATGCCCTACGTCGAGGCGTGTCACCACATGTACGGCGGCGAATACGGACAGGGGCCCGGCCCGGGCGAGAACATCCCGGCGTGGCTGGTGTTCGACCAGCAATACCGCGATCGCTACATCTTCGCCGGCTTGCAACCGGGACAACGCATTCCACGCAAGTGGATGGAGTCCGGCGTGATCATCCAGGCAGACACGTTGGAGGAGTTGGCCGCCAAAGCGGGCCTGCCCGCTCCTGAACTTGCCGCGACGGTGGAGCGGTTCAACGGCTTCGCCCGTTCGGGTGTCGACGCCGACTTCCACCGCGGCGAGAGCGCCTACGACCGCTACTACGGCGATCCCACCAACAAGCCGAATCCCAACCTCGGCGAGATCAGCCACCCGCCGTATTACGCGGCCAAGATGGTGCCGGGTGACCTGGGAACCAAGGGCGGCATCCGCACCGACGTGCATGGCCGAGCCCTGCGCGACGACGGCAGCATCATCGAAGGTTTGTATGCAGCGGGCAATGTCAGCTCTCCGGTGATGGGCCACACCTATCCTGGGCCCGGTGGAACCATCGGACCCGCCATGACCTTCGGTTACCTCGCCGCTCTGCACGTCGCCGGAGAGGCCTGA
- a CDS encoding MaoC/PaaZ C-terminal domain-containing protein codes for MPIDVDVALAAELEPIEFSWTSSDIQLYHLGLGAGADPVDPRELRYLIDDNPQVLPTFGNVAASFHLTKPPTVQFPGIDIELSRVLHASEQVSAPAPLPASGSGKAVTRFTDIWDKGKAAVIWSETSVTAPDGTLLWTQRRSIFARGEGGFGGDRGPSSGAATTPERAPDLELDIPILPQQALLYRLCGDRNPLHSDPEFASAAGFPRPILHGLCTYGMTCKALTDAMLDGDTSAVGSYGARFAGVAFPGETLKAAVWKEDGKLLGTVTAPSREDAVVLTGVELVPV; via the coding sequence ATGCCGATCGACGTAGACGTTGCTCTGGCCGCCGAGCTGGAGCCGATCGAATTCTCTTGGACCAGTAGCGATATCCAGCTATACCATCTCGGTTTGGGTGCGGGGGCCGACCCAGTGGACCCTCGTGAACTGCGTTACCTGATCGACGACAACCCTCAGGTGCTGCCGACATTCGGCAACGTGGCGGCGAGCTTTCATCTGACCAAGCCGCCGACCGTGCAGTTCCCTGGCATCGACATCGAGCTGAGCAGGGTGCTGCACGCCAGCGAACAGGTGAGTGCGCCGGCACCGCTGCCGGCGTCCGGTTCCGGTAAAGCCGTCACCCGTTTCACCGACATCTGGGACAAAGGCAAGGCCGCGGTGATCTGGTCGGAGACGTCGGTGACTGCGCCGGACGGGACGCTTTTATGGACGCAGCGCCGGTCGATCTTCGCCCGCGGCGAGGGCGGCTTCGGGGGTGATCGCGGACCGTCCTCGGGAGCTGCCACCACCCCGGAGCGCGCGCCCGACCTCGAGCTCGACATCCCGATCCTGCCGCAGCAGGCGCTGCTGTACCGGCTGTGTGGCGACCGCAATCCGCTGCACTCCGATCCTGAATTCGCCTCCGCTGCAGGCTTTCCGCGGCCGATCCTGCACGGCTTGTGCACATACGGCATGACCTGTAAGGCGTTGACCGACGCCATGCTCGACGGCGACACCTCCGCCGTCGGCTCGTACGGTGCGCGCTTCGCCGGCGTCGCTTTTCCCGGTGAGACGCTCAAGGCGGCCGTGTGGAAAGAGGACGGCAAGCTGCTGGGCACGGTCACCGCGCCGTCGCGGGAGGACGCGGTAGTCCTAACCGGCGTGGAGCTAGTCCCGGTTTAG
- a CDS encoding endonuclease domain-containing protein produces MQEPFVGSEAIAAGLFTKAQLATRCRRLLPDVYAERDVDVDAILRAKAAWLWSGRRGVVAGFAAAALHGSKWTDDASVVDLIHHNLRSPFGIRTHRSRIDEDEIDLVVGMPVTSAVRTALDFGCWYPTMTAVAGIDALARAVAIRSTDVEQLASRYAGRRGIAKARRAVDLFDPGAQSPKESWLRVVLIQAGLPRPQTQIPVHDEFGDAIAYLDMGWEDLKVAVEYDGEQHRRDRRQYTWDVRRLEMLERLGWIVIRVVAGDRPAEIIRRVRAALTRRGCGPLQPRGRERG; encoded by the coding sequence GTGCAGGAGCCATTCGTCGGCAGCGAAGCCATCGCCGCAGGGCTTTTCACCAAGGCGCAACTGGCTACCCGGTGTCGACGACTACTGCCCGACGTCTACGCGGAACGTGATGTCGATGTGGACGCGATCCTTCGTGCGAAGGCCGCCTGGCTCTGGAGCGGACGTCGAGGTGTCGTCGCGGGCTTCGCCGCAGCCGCTTTGCATGGCAGCAAGTGGACCGACGACGCGTCGGTCGTCGACTTGATTCATCACAACCTGCGCAGTCCGTTTGGGATCCGAACGCACCGGAGTCGTATCGATGAGGACGAGATTGACCTGGTGGTCGGTATGCCGGTCACGTCAGCCGTGCGGACGGCGCTGGACTTTGGCTGTTGGTACCCGACCATGACGGCTGTGGCGGGGATCGACGCACTCGCCAGAGCAGTTGCGATCAGATCGACTGATGTCGAGCAGCTAGCTAGCAGATATGCGGGTCGCAGAGGCATAGCGAAAGCACGCCGAGCTGTCGACCTGTTTGACCCAGGTGCGCAGTCACCCAAGGAGTCGTGGTTGCGCGTCGTCCTGATCCAGGCAGGCCTACCTCGACCACAGACGCAGATCCCTGTGCACGACGAATTTGGTGATGCGATCGCGTATCTCGACATGGGTTGGGAGGACCTGAAAGTCGCCGTCGAATATGACGGCGAACAGCATCGCCGCGACCGGCGTCAATACACGTGGGATGTCCGTCGGCTGGAGATGCTCGAACGCCTGGGGTGGATCGTCATACGAGTCGTCGCCGGAGATCGGCCCGCAGAAATTATCCGCCGTGTTCGTGCGGCTCTTACCCGCAGAGGGTGCGGCCCGCTGCAGCCTCGAGGCCGAGAGCGCGGCTAG
- a CDS encoding lipid-transfer protein, producing the protein MLSGKAAIAGIGATDFSKNSGRSELRLAAEAVLDALDDAGLTPADVDGMVTFTMDSNTEVAIARATGIGDLKFFSKIHHGGGAACATVQQAAIAVATGVADCVVAYRAFNERSGMRFGQVQTRLVENADSTGVDNSFSYPHGLSTPAAQVAMIAKRYMHLSGATSRDFGAISVADRKHAAKNPKAYFYEKPITIDDHQSSRWIAEPLRLLDCCQETDGAVALVIVSAERAKDLKHRPAVIEAAAQGSSPNQYSMVSYYRPELDGLPEMGLVGKQLWSQSGLKPTDIQTAILYDHFTPFTLIQLEELGFCGWGEAKDFIADGAIEIGGRLPINTHGGQLGEAYIHGMNGIAEGVRQLRGTSVNPVPDVEHVLVTAGTGVPTSGLILG; encoded by the coding sequence ATGTTGTCCGGTAAGGCCGCCATCGCCGGTATCGGCGCTACCGACTTCTCCAAGAACTCCGGTCGCAGCGAGCTGAGACTCGCCGCCGAGGCCGTCCTCGATGCCCTCGACGACGCGGGCCTGACGCCGGCTGACGTCGACGGCATGGTCACATTCACGATGGACTCCAACACCGAGGTCGCGATCGCGCGGGCTACCGGGATCGGAGACCTCAAGTTCTTCTCCAAGATCCATCACGGCGGCGGCGCGGCGTGTGCAACGGTGCAGCAGGCGGCCATCGCGGTGGCAACCGGGGTCGCGGATTGTGTTGTGGCATATCGCGCTTTCAACGAACGGTCAGGCATGCGGTTCGGCCAGGTGCAGACCCGGTTGGTGGAGAACGCCGATTCGACGGGCGTGGACAACTCGTTCTCCTATCCGCACGGATTGTCGACACCCGCCGCCCAGGTCGCCATGATCGCCAAGCGGTACATGCACCTGTCGGGGGCAACCAGCCGTGACTTCGGCGCGATTTCGGTGGCCGACCGCAAGCACGCCGCCAAGAACCCGAAGGCGTACTTCTACGAAAAACCCATCACCATCGACGATCACCAGAGTTCACGGTGGATCGCCGAGCCACTGCGCCTGCTGGACTGCTGCCAGGAGACCGACGGCGCGGTAGCACTCGTCATCGTCTCCGCCGAGCGGGCGAAGGATCTCAAGCACCGGCCGGCCGTCATCGAGGCTGCGGCGCAGGGGTCGAGCCCGAACCAATACTCGATGGTGAGCTATTACCGCCCCGAGCTCGATGGCCTGCCGGAGATGGGCTTGGTCGGCAAGCAGTTGTGGTCGCAGTCGGGGCTCAAGCCGACTGACATCCAGACCGCGATCCTGTACGACCACTTCACGCCGTTCACCCTGATTCAGTTGGAGGAGTTAGGGTTTTGCGGTTGGGGTGAGGCCAAGGACTTCATCGCCGACGGTGCGATCGAGATTGGCGGACGGTTGCCGATCAACACCCACGGCGGTCAGCTCGGAGAGGCCTACATCCACGGCATGAACGGCATCGCCGAAGGTGTGCGCCAGTTGCGCGGCACCTCGGTCAATCCCGTACCCGATGTCGAGCACGTGCTGGTGACGGCGGGCACCGGCGTGCCGACGTCAGGCCTAATCCTCGGCTAA
- a CDS encoding MaoC family dehydratase, which yields MSAATVEVGTKLPELALYGDPTFIISTAIATRDYQDVHHDRDKAQAKGSKDIFVNILTDTGLVQRYITDWAGPSAFIRSIKLRLGVPWYAYDTVTFSGEVTAVDDGLITLKIVGSNSLGDHVVASATLTIGGA from the coding sequence ATGAGCGCCGCGACGGTGGAGGTCGGCACCAAGCTGCCAGAGCTGGCGCTGTACGGCGATCCGACGTTCATCATCTCGACGGCCATCGCCACCCGCGACTACCAGGATGTCCACCACGACCGGGACAAGGCACAGGCCAAGGGATCCAAGGACATCTTCGTCAATATCCTCACCGACACCGGGTTGGTGCAGCGCTACATCACCGACTGGGCCGGGCCCTCGGCGTTCATCAGGTCGATCAAGTTGCGACTCGGCGTGCCGTGGTACGCCTATGACACCGTGACGTTCTCCGGTGAGGTCACCGCGGTCGACGACGGGTTGATCACGTTGAAAATCGTTGGCAGCAACAGCCTTGGGGATCACGTGGTCGCCAGCGCGACGTTGACCATCGGAGGCGCGTGA
- a CDS encoding bifunctional MaoC family dehydratase N-terminal/OB-fold nucleic acid binding domain-containing protein — translation MTDILEAIEKIKAAGGPKPRKGRDPVNQPMVNSWVEAIGDTNPIYRDEAAARANGHPGIVAPPAMIQVWTMFGLGGERPTDDPMGPIMQLFDDNGYIGVVATNCEQTYHRYLHPGEEVTIHSEMGDVVGPKQTGLGEGWFINQHIVWKVGDEDVAEMEWRILKFKPHESAGPSVPEDLDADSMMRPAESKDTKFFWDGVKAHELRIQKRPDGSLQHPPIPAIWQDKEQPTDYVVASGKGSVFSFVVHHAPRVPGRTLPFVIALVELEEGVRMLGELRDVDPTDVEIGMPVQATYIDFPANDVGPEWTLYAWEPLAARA, via the coding sequence ATGACGGACATCCTCGAGGCGATCGAGAAGATCAAGGCGGCCGGCGGCCCGAAGCCGCGCAAGGGTCGCGACCCGGTCAACCAGCCGATGGTCAACAGCTGGGTCGAAGCGATCGGCGACACCAACCCGATCTACCGCGACGAGGCCGCGGCCCGCGCCAACGGCCATCCGGGAATTGTCGCGCCCCCGGCCATGATTCAGGTGTGGACGATGTTCGGGCTGGGTGGTGAGCGTCCCACCGACGACCCCATGGGCCCGATCATGCAGCTGTTCGACGACAACGGCTACATCGGCGTCGTCGCGACCAACTGTGAGCAGACCTACCACCGCTATCTACACCCCGGTGAGGAAGTCACGATTCACTCCGAAATGGGTGACGTCGTCGGTCCCAAGCAGACCGGGCTCGGCGAAGGCTGGTTCATCAACCAGCACATCGTCTGGAAGGTCGGTGACGAAGATGTCGCCGAAATGGAATGGCGCATACTCAAATTCAAGCCGCACGAGTCTGCCGGGCCTTCGGTGCCCGAGGATCTCGACGCCGACTCGATGATGCGTCCGGCGGAATCCAAGGACACCAAGTTCTTCTGGGACGGCGTGAAAGCTCACGAACTGCGCATCCAGAAGCGGCCGGACGGCAGCTTGCAACACCCGCCGATCCCCGCCATCTGGCAGGACAAAGAACAGCCCACCGACTACGTGGTGGCCAGCGGCAAGGGCTCGGTGTTCAGCTTCGTCGTGCACCACGCACCGAGGGTGCCGGGCCGCACTTTGCCATTCGTCATCGCGCTGGTGGAACTCGAAGAGGGTGTTCGCATGCTCGGCGAGCTGCGTGACGTCGACCCCACCGACGTGGAGATCGGAATGCCAGTGCAGGCAACGTATATCGACTTCCCTGCCAACGATGTCGGTCCGGAGTGGACGCTGTACGCCTGGGAGCCTCTGGCGGCTCGAGCATGA